The nucleotide window CGATAAGAACAACAGATAGGTGTTCAAAGTACTGAATAGTAGCATGGATACTATATGTTATTTTGTATATGAAGTGCATAGTGCAGACATTGAACTTACagagttaaaaaaataaaaaaatttagCAGTCAGTAGGTCCTTAGTGGGTGTATGTGGTGCAGGAGCACCTGTTCATGTGATTGGTCCTTAGTGGGTGTATGTGGTGCAGGAGCACCTGTTCATGTGATTGGTCCTTAGTGGGTGTATGTGGTGCAGGAGCACCTGTTCATGTGATTGGTCCTTAGTGGGTGTATGTGGTGCAGGAGCACTTGTTCATGTGATTGGTCCTTAGTGGGTGTATGTGGTGCAGGAGCACCTGTTCATGTGATTGGTCCTTAGTGGGTGTATGTGGTGCAGGAGCACTTGTTCATGTGATTGGTCCTTAGTGGGTGTATGTGGTGCAGGAGCACCTGTTCATGAGATTTTCTTGAGTGTGTTGAGTAATCTGATGGCCTGTGGGGAAAATATGCTGCTGAGTCTGGTAGTCTTGCACTGTATGCTGCTGTAGTGCTTGCCAGATGGTAGGAGGGTGAACAGTTTGtgtgctgggtggggggggggtctatggtgatggtgatggctcTCTTGCGGCAGCGGGGCAGGTCCatgtcctgaatggatggttgaGCTGGTCTGGTGATCTTCTCTGCAGGGCCTTCTGGTCAGCAGCAGAGCAACTGCCGTACCAGACCGAGAGGCTGCTGGTTAGGATGCTCTCAATGGCACCCCTGTAAAAGGTGGTGAGGGCAGAAGGTGGGAGGTCAGCTCTCCTCATCCGGCGAAGGAAGTGGAGGCGTTGCTGTGCCCTCTTGACCAgagaggtggtgttggtggaCCATGTCAGGTCATCTGTGATATGCACCCCCAGGAACTTGGTGCTTTTCATAGACTCCACAGCACTGCCATTTATAGTAagtggagtgtgtgtcctgAAGTCCAcagttatttattttgttttattgaCGTTCAGTTGTAGGTTGTTGTTGTCACACCAGTTAATAAGTTGAtgcacctcctctctgtaggctgagtCGTCAGCGCCGCTGATGAGGCCCACCACTGTTGTGTCATCTGCCAACTTGATGATATGGTTCGAAGTGTTTTTGGCACAGCAGTCATGGGTCATCAGCGTGAACAGCAGAGGGCTCAGCACCTAGCCCTGGGGGACCCCAGTGTTCATGATGATGGTCTCTGAAGAGTTTTGACGGTGAGGAAGTCCAGTAACCAGTTGCATAGTGGGGTGCTGATGCCTATTGAGCAGAGTTTATTTACCAGGTGTTGGGGGATGACTGTattgaaggcggagctgaagtcaatgaaTAGCATCTGCATGTAACTGTCTTTGTTTTACAGATGAGCCAGGCATAGGTGGAGTGCTGTTGCTATGGCATCATCAGTGGAGCGTTTGGGATGATATACAAACTGGAATGGGTCGTGTAGTGGGGAGACTGGATGTTATATAGGCCTTGACCAAGCTTTCAAAGTACTTCATCATGACGGGGGTGAATGCTATGGGCCGGTAGTCGTTCAGTGTTGATGCTGGGGATTTCTTTGGCAGCGGTATGATGGTGGTGGCTTTGAAGCATGTTGGTATGATGGCTTGCCTGAGAGAGGTGTTGTAGATATCCGTGAGGACGTCTTTCATTTGGTCAGCAAAATCTCTGAGCACACACCCAGgtatgttgtcaggtcctgcaGCTTTCCTGGGGTTCACCTTGAGTAGGGTCCTCCGCACGTCAGCTGAGTCCAGGTGAAGTGTTTCATCGTCCGGGCCGGGAGGGGCTTTTGTTGGTGAGGTGGTGTTATTTTCCTCAAATCTGCTGAAGTAGGTGTTAAGTGTGTTGAGGAAATCTGTGTTCTCCTCGCACAGTGGGGGTGTTGGTCTGTAGTCAGTGACTGACAGGATGCCTTGCCACAAGCGCCTGGGGTCCTTTGAGTCTGTGAAACATTCTTGGATTTTCTGTCCATGGGAACGCTTGGCTGCTCTCACGCCCAGGTTCAAGTTGGCCCTGGCAGATCTGAGAGTGTCTTTGTCCCCAGACTTGAAAGCAGCATTTCGAACTCTCAGGAGTCTCATGTACATCACTGGTGAACCAAGGTTTTTCGTTGGCTTTCGTGGTGATGTTTTTGATGACGGTCACATCTTCCATGCACTTGGATATGTAGCCCGTCACATACTCAGCATAATCCGTCAAGTTGACATGCTGGTTGGACGCCATGCACGCCAAGGAAACACTATTAAACTTTTACCAGGGAGAGGATGTTTGATAAAACTGGTTATTCCAAATTCCATTTAAAACCAAGTCTGATTGGTTAAGAGACAAGACCGCAAACAGGCCAAGGAGACACTGCTGAGTCAGTTGGACAAACTCTGGATATATAAGTCTGGTAACTTCCCTTTACAGCTCTCTAAAGCAGTTCTACAATTCAGATCACATTTTCATCAACATCATTCCTCTTCATTCGCGAGAAGACATGCCTTTCTGAGTTAAGCTAGCCACAAGGTGAGTTAACAAGGTGGATGCTGTAATTAATTCAGAAAATGTTATGTAAAGAAGGAAATCTTTCCTTCATAGTTATTATGCCATAACATCCCAAAACTTGTTTTCTGCAAAACAAAAAAGACAAGACATTTTGTCTTTATTGTTTTACAATTAAAAACTATCAGCTTTCACCCCTGCATACTGTTTACTGCTATACACTGTAATTAAATATCCCTTCCTGTTTTTAGAATTCTGTTTTTAGACTAAACTTGCATCAGATGGTTTTAAAGATTATTTTATTATGTGAGTCACTGGTTTCGTCTGTTTGAATTGAACTAAATCAGACATTCAAAGCAGATTTTATAAATCTTGAAAGTATTTGAAAGGATGTAAAAATCATGTTTAGACCCTTGTTGCTTTCTAATTAATTAAGCCAGCTGTCCTGAAGAAGAGAAATTGAAAGATACCtgaaactccctccctccctccctccctccctccctccctccctccctccctccctccctccctccctccctccctctcagtgtGATTAGCAGGCTTTTATTAATTGTTTCTTTATACTGAAGACAAACTaaccttccttctccctctctacctgtttctctctgtgtgtagctAAGGCTCGGTGAGGATGGGTGACTGGAATGCTCTAGGGAGTCTGCTGCACAAGGTCCAGGCCTACTCCACCGCAGGAGGCAAGGTCTGGCTCTCCGTGCTCTTCATCTTCAGGATCCTGGTCCTGGGCACGGCCGTGGAGTCTGCCTGGGGTGACGAGCAGTCCGCCTTCAAGTGCAACACCCAGCAGCCCGGTTGTGAGAACGTCTGCTACGACAAGTCCTTCCCTATCTCGCACGTGCGCTTCTGGGTACTGCAGATTATCTTTGTGTCTACGCCGACGCTCCTCTACCTAGCACATGTGTTCCACCTGATGAGGAAGGAGCAGAAGCTcaacaggaaggaggaagtgcTGAAGGCGGTGCAGAACGACGGCGATGACGTGGACATCCCCCTGAAGAAGATTGAGATGAAGAAGCTGAAGCACGGCCTGGAGGAGCACGGCAAGGTCAAGATGAAGGGTGCCCTGCTCAGAACCTACATCGTCAGCATCTTCTTCAAGTCTATCTTCGAGGTGGGCTTCCTGGTCATCCAGTGGTACATCTACGGTTTCAGCCTGTCAGCTGTCTACACCTGTGAAAGGGCACCCTGCCCGCATCGCGTCGACTGCTTCCTGTCCCGACCCACAGAGAAAACGGTCTTCATCATCTTCATGCTGGTGGTGTCCCTAGTCTCACTGGCCCTCAACGTCATTGACCTGTTTTACGTCTTCTTCAAGAGGATCAAGGACCGGGTCAAGGGTAGGCAACCCGCCACCGTCTACCCCCCCAGTGGCACTCTCAGCCCCACCCCAAAGGATCTGCCTGACACCAAGTACGCCTACTACAATGGCTGTTCCTCTCCCACAGCACCCCTttcccccatgtctcccccaGGGTACAAGTTGGCCGCGGGCGAGAGAACCAACTCCTGCCGCAACTGCAACAAGCAGGCCAATGAGCAGAACTGGGCCAACTACAGCACGGAACAGAACCGGCTGGGCCAGAACGGCAGCACCATCTCCAACTCCCACGCCCAGGCTTTCGACTTTCCCGATGACACCCAGgaccataagaaactgagcgcGGGCCACGAGCTGCAGCCGCTGGCCCGCATGAGCAGCCGGCACCACCCGGACAATCTATGCGTCTAgcacctccccctctgctcctacATTCTCTAGGCAACTTCCTCTGACCTCAGTGGAAAAAAGGGGCAAGTGGCCGAGCCGGAGAACCAGGAAGTTAGAGTGTCAAGGTGGGCGTGTTAAGAGGGTGAGGGCAGTAGAATGATTATTTGTGTTTTAACTTTGTTTTTGAGTTTTATTTTCCAACTCAATGTAAAGTTGCTGCTTGAGAGGTAGATGTTTAGTACAATTTCTCTAAACTACTTGCTCATGTAATGTAAAACTTACTCAACATAATAATGGGTCAAAATTATAGTTATACAGTAATAATTAGTTGTATATTAATGTGAGAAGAAACTGTTGTGACTGGTGTGTTGTGATTTATAGATCTCAGATCAGTTTTGACCCGTATCATCACCATTCCATTCACATATTTAATATACAGCAGAGCAAATCAAGAAACATATGTGACTGATACTATGATATTTACCTGTTTAGAGGGTGGTCAGTCACTGACCTTATCCATCCCAGATAAGAGTCTGAAGAGCAAGGCCAGCCAGACCTACTGCACCACTGTGGAGTGGAGTGCTGAACCTTGTCCAGAAGAGAACCCAGGAACGACCACTCCCCCATGATGACATGGATGCTGCTGAACACAGGACCGACACTGGGATTTACATGGTGATCAACAATGTGATTTACAAGGTC belongs to Osmerus eperlanus chromosome 8, fOsmEpe2.1, whole genome shotgun sequence and includes:
- the LOC134024587 gene encoding gap junction alpha-1 protein-like, yielding MGDWNALGSLLHKVQAYSTAGGKVWLSVLFIFRILVLGTAVESAWGDEQSAFKCNTQQPGCENVCYDKSFPISHVRFWVLQIIFVSTPTLLYLAHVFHLMRKEQKLNRKEEVLKAVQNDGDDVDIPLKKIEMKKLKHGLEEHGKVKMKGALLRTYIVSIFFKSIFEVGFLVIQWYIYGFSLSAVYTCERAPCPHRVDCFLSRPTEKTVFIIFMLVVSLVSLALNVIDLFYVFFKRIKDRVKGRQPATVYPPSGTLSPTPKDLPDTKYAYYNGCSSPTAPLSPMSPPGYKLAAGERTNSCRNCNKQANEQNWANYSTEQNRLGQNGSTISNSHAQAFDFPDDTQDHKKLSAGHELQPLARMSSRHHPDNLCV